A section of the Malania oleifera isolate guangnan ecotype guangnan chromosome 2, ASM2987363v1, whole genome shotgun sequence genome encodes:
- the LOC131147586 gene encoding protein disulfide isomerase-like 2-3, translating to MGMFRSSSKSSLIGLLVFVTFIFFFFDFCIRVDALYGPSSPVVQLSPNNFKSKVLNSNGVVLVEFYAPWCGHCQALTPTWEKAATVLKGVATVAALDSDAHKSLAQEYEIRGFPTIKVFVPGKPPVDYQGARDVKPIAEFALRQIKMLLKDRLNGKAAGGSSGKSEPSASVELTSLNFDESVVKSKELWLVEFFAPWCGHCKKLAPEWKKAANNLKGKVKLGHVDCDAEKSLMSRFNVQGFPTILVFGADKDSPIPYEGARTASAIESFALEQLETNVLPPEVTELTSPDVMDEKCASAAICFVAFLPDILDSKAEGRNKYVETLLSIAEKFRRSPYSYVWVAAGKQPDLEKHVSVGGYGYPALVALNVKKGAYAPLKSAFEIDQITEFVREAGRGGKGNLPLDGIPVIVKTEPWDGKDGEIIEEDEFSLEELMGEDGGSKDEL from the exons ATGGGGATGTTTCGATCATCATCAAAGTCGTCGTTGATCGGTCTATTAGTATTCGTCaccttcattttcttcttcttcgatTTCTGTATACGAGTAGATGCTCTGTACGGACCATCATCACCAGTGGTTCAGCTTAGCCCCAATAACTTCAAGTCCAAG GTTCTGAACTCGAATGGAGTTGTTCTTGTTGAGTTCTATGCACCTTGGTGTGGTCATTGTCAGGCTCTAACACCCACCTGGGAGAAGGCAGCCACTGTTTTAAAAGGTGTCGCTACTGTGGCAGCTCTAGATTCTGATGCTCACAAGTCCCTTGCACAG GAATATGAGATTAGAGGGTTTCCAACCATAAAGGTGTTTGTACCTGGAAAGCCTCCTGTAGATTACCAAGGAGCCAGGGATGTCAAACCCATTGCAGAATTTGCTCTCCGACAG ATAAAGATGCTTCTGAAGGACCGGTTGAATGGAAAAGCTGCTGGAGGTTCAAGTGGGAAGTCTGAACCTAGTGCATCAGTAGAGTTGACTTCCCTAAATTTTGATGAATCAGTGGTTAAAAGCAAAGAACTTTGGCTTGTGGAGTTCTTTGCACCTTG GTGTGGACACTGTAAAAAGCTGGCTCCTGAGTGGAAGAAGGCTGCAAATAACTTGAAGGGGAAGGTGAAGCTGGGTCATGTTGACTGTGATGCAGAGAAG TCTCTGATGAGCAGATTCAATGTGCAAGGATTCCCCACCATCTTGGTATTCGGTGCTGACAAAGATAGCCCCATTCCTTATGAAGGTGCAAGAACTGCCTCGGCAATAGAATCATTTGCTCTTGAGCAGCTGGAaaccaatgttttaccccctgaAGTGACTGAGCTGACTAGCCCT GATGTCATGGATGAGAAATGTGCTTCCGCTGCTATCTGTTTTGTTGCTTTTCTCCCTGACATTTTGGACTCCAAAGCAGAAGGGAGGAACAAGTACGTCGAGACATTGTTATCAATTGCTGAGAAATTTAGGAGGAGCCCTTACAG CTATGTTTGGGTTGCTGCAGGCAAGCAGCCAGATCTTGAGAAGCATGTTAGTGTTGGTGGCTATGGGTATCCGGCTTTGGTAGCCTTGAATGTCAAGAAAGGTGCATATGCCCCACTTAAGAGCGCATTTGAGATTGACCAGATTAC AGAGTTTGTCAGGGAGGCTGGGCGTGGAGGGAAGGGGAATCTGCCTCTTGATGGCATCCCTGTGATTGTGAAGACAGAACCATGGGATGGTAAAGATGGAGAAATCATTGAAGAGGATGAGTTCTCCCTGGAGGAACTCATGGGAGAAGATGGTGGAAGCAAGGATGAGTTGTAA